A single Pan troglodytes isolate AG18354 chromosome 19, NHGRI_mPanTro3-v2.0_pri, whole genome shotgun sequence DNA region contains:
- the CDC6 gene encoding cell division control protein 6 homolog → MPQTRSQAQATISFPKRKLSRALNKAKNSSDAKLEPTNVQTVTCSPRVKALPLSPRKRLGDDNLCNTPHLPPCSPPKQGKKENGPPHSHTLKGRRLVFDNQLTIKSPSKRELAKVHQNKILSSVRKSQEITTNSEQRCPLEKESACVRLFKQEGTCYQQAKLVLNTAVPDRLPAREREMDVIRNFLREHICGKKAGSLYLSGAPGTGKTACLSRILQDLKKELKGFKTIMLNCMSLRTAQAVFPAIAQEICQEEVSRPAGKDMMRKLEKHMTAEKGPMIVLVLDEMDQLDSKGQDVLYTLFEWPWLSNSHLVLIGIANTLDLTDRILPRLQAREKCKPQLLNFPPYTRNQIVTILQDRLNQVSRDQVLDNAAIQFCARKVSAVSGDVRKALDVCRRAIEIVESDVKSQTILKPLSECKSPSEPLIPKRVGLIHISQVISEVDGNRMTLSQEGAQDSFPLQQKILVCSLMLLIRQLKIKEVTLGKLYEAYSKVCRKQQVAAVDQSECLSLSGLLEARGILGLKRNKETRLTKVFFKIEEKEIEHALKDKALIGNILATGLP, encoded by the exons ATGCCTCAAACCCGATCCCAGGCACAGGCTACAATCAGTTTTCCAAAAAGGAAGCTGTCTCGGGCATTGAACAAAGCTAAAAACTCCAGTGATGCCAAACTAGAACCAACAAATGTCCAAACCGTAACCTGTTCTCCTCGTGTAAAAGCCCTGCCTCTCAGCCCCAGGAAACGTCTGG GCGATGACAACCTATGCAACACTCCCCATTTACCTCCTTGTTCTCCACCAAAGCAAGGCAAGAAAGAGAATGGTCCCCCTCACTCACATACACTTAAGGGACGAAGATTGGTATTTGACAATCAGCTGACAATTAAGTCTCCTAGCAAAAGAGAACTAGCCAAAGTTCACCAAAACAAAATACTTTCTTCAGTTAGAAAAAGTCAAGAGATCACAACAAATTCTGAGCAGAGATGTCCACTGGAGAAAGAATCTGCATGTGTGAGACTATTCAAGCAAGAAG GCACTTGCTACCAGCAAGCAAAGCTGGTCCTGAACACAGCTGTCCCAGATCGGCTGCCTGCCAGGGAAAGGGAGATGGATGTCATCAGGAATTTCTTGAGGGAACACATCTGTGGGAAAAAAGCTGGAAGCCTTTACCTTTCTGGTGCTCCTGGAACTGGAAAAACTGCCTGCTTAAGCCGGATTCTGCAAGACCTCAAG aaggaaCTGAAAGGCTTTAAAACTATCATGCTGAATTGCATGTCCTTGAGGACTGCCCaggctgtattcccagctattgcTCAGGAGATTTGTCAGGAAGAGGTATCCAGGCCAGCTGGGAAGGACATGATGAGGAAATTGGAAAAACATATGACTGCAGAGAAGGGCCCCATGAT TGTGTTGGTATTGGACGAGATGGATCAACTGGACAGCAAAGGCCAGGATGTATTGTACACGCTATTTGAATGGCCATGGCTAAGCAATTCTCACTTGGTGCTGATTG GTATTGCTAATACCCTGGATCTCACAGATAGAATTCTACCTAGGCTTCAAGCTAGAGAAAAATGTAAGCCACAGCTGTTGAACTTCCCACCTTATACCAGAAATCAGATAGTCACTATTTTGCAAGATCGACTTAATCAG GTATCTAGAGATCAGGTTCTGGACAATGCTGCAATTCAATTCTGTGCCCGCAAAGTCTCTGCTGTTTCAGGAGATGTTCGCAAAGCACTGGATGTTTGCAG gAGAGCTATTGAAATTGTAGAGTCAGATGTCAAAAGCCAGACTATTCTCAAACCACTGTCTGAAT GTAAATCACCTTCTGAGCCTCTGATTCCCAAGAGGGTTGGTCTTATTCACATATCCCAAGTCATCTCAGAAGTTGATGGTAACAGGATGACCTTGAGCCAAGAAGGAGCACAAGATTCCTTCCCTCTTCAGCAGAAGATCTTGGTTTGCTCTTTGATGCTCTTGATCAGGCAGTTGAAAATCAAAGAGGTCACTCTGGGGAAG TTATATGAAGCCTACAGTAAAGTCTGTCGCAAACAGCAGGTGGCGGCTGTGGACCAGTCAGAGTGTTTGTCACTTTCAGGGCTCTTGGAAGCCAGGGGCATTTTAGGATTAAAGAGAAACAAGGAAACCCGTTTGACAAAG gTGTTTTTCAAgattgaagagaaagaaatagaacatgCTCTGAAAGATAAAGCTTTAATTGGAAATATCTTAGCTACTGGATTGCCTTAA